The Halichondria panicea chromosome 14, odHalPani1.1, whole genome shotgun sequence genome contains a region encoding:
- the LOC135347851 gene encoding uncharacterized protein LOC135347851 isoform X2, translating to MAAESIEMLVPLDSRDDNQDLPDTRLDIKETGVNQFSDAESIDYADDPYKFLSEDIWSRRKSLKEIKIKLTNTKEIAGYIQRAGNNDKALLNVILETDFAKFPEARIGLYVTELIQKGAEVMATDEEGNTPLHLAARRGLPDVAKELLRWGADPHTENNDEKVPLEIAILQALEIQSAMQNSIDSVDDYNAFAVLMCREMKPAKVRTLFLSRVDNEPQLSFHDLLDSEHLHDTVSAVMDTLIERIPGRKRTYTAYYDLLECNKEGRIARNSTSSLRRKLGKSAFEKIAWTGNKEAVTHMVVRLMMHSKWRRFARNFLIIHFFYWAITMVAISTALTIAAEQPNPHLYDQPVDIFRGICEGLAILLVTATSLTEIYNIYLWRLTYFTDYSFFLYNYLNLLTMIFIIVLIPLRAFALNEQWVFACLIYVTYSSSVLRYITAIKIFGKYIQILYLIIQRDLVPFICTLIVILFIFTGGFYFALRQEVVTPTLITPVCNFTVVEAALNTFNLTAAQVQDAVNTSTIPFQTSLDINPDETRTYYRVFFTGVRIAVEGQNFLTYFGPDGFGWLGVVTYLIFLFTLEVIMLNLLIAQMSDTFSNVQGDAQRSLAINRARTIISIERTGLSFLKCLTDFYESEEKWTNPQKHVEKLENTSITNIHRITLKTRKIVNQHSSVLDDLRGSFSEQSLTTNEKLDMILRNQLEYKSK from the exons GCAGATGACCCGTATAAATTTCTCTCTGAAGACATTTGGTCGAGAAGGAAAAGTCTGAAAGAGATCAAAATTAAGCTGACCAACACAAAGGAGATAGCTGGGTACATACAACGTGCTGGGAATAATGACAAGGCTCTGCTCAATGTGATATTGGAGACAGATTTTGCAAAATTTCCTGAGGCTAGA atTGGCCTATATGTGACTGAGCTGATTCAGAAAGGTGCGGAGGTTATGGCCACTGATGAGGAAGGAAACACACCCCTCCATCTAGCAGCTAGACGAGGTTTACCTGACGTGGCCAAAGAGCTCCTTCGTTGGGGGGCCGACCCTCACACAGAAAATAATGACGAGAAAGTACCGCTGGAGATAGCCATTCTTCAAGCTCTTGAAATACAAAGTGCAATGCAGAACTCGATCGATAGCGTTGATGACTACAATGCTTTTGCTGTACTCATGTGTCGAGAGATGAAGCCAGCTAA GGTGCGAACTTTGTTCTTGTCTCGAGTTGATAACGAACCTCAACTGAGTTTCCATGATCTGCTGGATAGTGAGCATTTGcat GACACAGTGAGTGCTGTAATGGACACACTGATTGAGAGAATACCTGGTCGCAAGCGAACGTATACGGCGTACTATGACCTATTGGAGTGCAACAAAGAAGGACGGATTGCCAGAAATTCCACTTCTTCTCTTCGCCGAAAATTGGGAAAGTCAGCCTTTGAGAAGATTGCGTGGACTGGCAATAAG GAAGCAGTGACTCATATGGTAGTTCGTCTAATGATGCATAGCAAGTGGAGGCGTTTTGCCAGAAATTTTCTCAT TATCCATTTCTTCTACTGGGCCATCACAATGGTGGCGATCTCGACTGCTCTGACCATTGCTGCTGAACAGCCGAATCCTCATCTTTATGACCAGCCTGTGGACATCTTCCGTGGCATTTGTGAGGGGCTGGCCATACTGCTTGTGACTGCAACCTCACTCACGGAGATCTATAACATCTACCT GTGGAGGTTGACGTACTTTACGGATTACAGTTTCTTTTTGTACAACTATCTCAATCTACTTACCATGATCTTCATCATTGTATTAATTCCACTGCGAGCATTCGCGTTAAACGAGCAATGGGTATTTGCCTGCTTGATATACGTGACCTACTCCAGCAGTGTCTTGAGATACATTACAGCAATCAA GATATTTGGGAAGTACATACAAATCCTGTACCTGATCATCCAAAGAGATCTTGTCCCCTTCATTTGTACCCTTATCGTTATACTGTTCATCTTCACGGGTGGCTTCTATTTTGCTTTAAGACAAGAGGTAGTTACTCCGACTCTAATCACCCCAGTCTGTAACTTCACGGTGGTTGAAGCAGCTCTAAATACATTCAATCTGACAGCAGCTCAAGTTCAAGATGCAGTGAACACATCGACAATTCCATTTcagactagcctcgatatcaaCCCTGATGAGACAAG aACCTACTACCGAGTGTTTTTCACTGGAGTAAGAATTGCCGTTGAGGGTCAAAACTTTCTCACCTACTTTGGACCAGACGGCTTTGG TTGGCTGGGTGTAGTGACGTACCTGATCTTCCTGTTTACGCTGGAGGTGATCATGCTCAACTTGCTGATTGCTCAGATGTCCGACACTTTCTCCAACGTGCAAGGAGATGCACAGCGCTCACTGGCTATCAATAGAGCTAGGACCATAATCAGCATTGAGAGAACTGGACTCTCTTTCTTG AAATGTCTCACTGATTTTTACGAGTCTGAAGAAAAATGGACAAACCCTCAAA AGCATGTTGAGAAATTGGAAAATACCTCCATTACCAACATACACAGAATCACACTCAAAACTCGGAAAATTGTCAACCAGCATAGCAGTGTTTTGGACGACTTGAG GGGCTCATTTTCAGAACAGAGCTTGACGACCAATGAGAAGCTAGACATGATTCTAAGAAATCAGCTGGAGTACAAGAGCAAATGA
- the LOC135347927 gene encoding uncharacterized protein LOC135347927 — MAAESIEVFVPLNSQHAGDDNQGRLDIKETGMNQFSDAEESTDYADDPYTFLSEDVWSKRKSLRKSKVKLTNTKEIAGYIQRAGNNDKALLNVILETDSAKFPEARIGLYVTELIQKGAKVMATDEDGDTPLHLAARRGFPDVAKELLRWGADPHTENNDEKVPLEIAIVQALGVQSTMQNSIDSVDDYNAFAVLMCREMKPAKVRTLFLSQADNEPRLSFHDLLDSEYLHDTVSAVMDTLIERIPGRKRTCTAYYDLLECNKEGRIARNSTSSLRRKLGKSAFERIAWTGNKEAVTHLVVRLMMHSKWRRFARNFLIVHFFYWAITMVAISAALIIAAEEPDPHLYDQPVDIFRGVCEGLAILLVTAASLVEVYHTLPVCYWHCMNCTMYKPFSC, encoded by the exons ATGGCTGCAGAGAGTATTGAAGTATTTGTCCCTCTGAATAGTCAACATGCTGGAGAT GATAATCAAGGCCGGCTTGACATCAAAGAGACGGGCATGAACCAATTTTCTGATGCTGAAGAATCAACCGACTAT GCAGATGATCCATATACATTTCTCTCTGAAGACGTTTGGTCGAAAAGGAAGAGTCTGAGAAAGAGCAAAGTTAAGCTGACCAACACAAAGGAGATAGCTGGGTATATACAGCGTGCTGGGAATAATGACAAGGCTCTGCTCAATGTGATATTGGAGACAGACTCTGCAAAATTCCCTGAGGCTAGA atTGGCCTGTATGTGACTGAGCTGATTCAGAAAGGTGCGAAGGTTATGGCCACTGATGAGGATGGCGACACACCCCTCCATCTAGCAGCGAGGCGAGGTTTCCCTGATGTGGCCAAAGAGCTCCTTCGTTGGGGGGCCGACCCTCACACAGAAAATAATGACGAGAAAGTACCACTGGAGATAGCCATTGTTCAAGCTCTTGGAGTACAAAGTACAATGCAGAACTCGATCGATAGTGTTGATGACTACAATGCTTTTGCTGTACTCATGTGTCGAGAGATGAAGCCAGCTAA GGTGCGAACTTTGTTCTTGTCTCAAGCTGATAATGAACCTCGACTGAGCTTCCACGATTTGCTGGATAGTGAGTATTTGCAT GATACAGTGAGTGCTGTAATGGACACACTGATTGAGAGAATACCTGGTCGCAAGCGAACGTGTACAGCATACTATGACCTCTTGGAGTGCAACAAAGAAGGACGGATTGCCAGAAATTCCACTTCTTCTCTTCGCCGAAAATTGGGAAAGTCAGCCTTTGAAAGGATTGCGTGGACTGGCAATAAG GAAGCAGTGACTCATCTGGTAGTTCGTCTAATGATGCATAGCAAGTGGAGGCGTTTTGCTAGAAACTTTCTCAT TGTCCATTTCTTCTACTGGGCCATCACAATGGTGGCAATTTCGGCTGCTCTGATCATTGCTGCTGAAGAGCCGGATCCTCATCTTTATGACCAGCCTGTGGACATCTTCCGTGGCGTTTGTGAGGGGCTGGCCATACTGCTTGTGACTGCGGCCTCACTCGTAGAGGTCTATCACACTCTACCTGTATGTTATTGGCATTGTATGAACTGTACTATGTACAAGCCGTTTTCATGCTAA
- the LOC135347851 gene encoding uncharacterized protein LOC135347851 isoform X3: MLNQSTMWADDPYKFLSEDIWSRRKSLKEIKIKLTNTKEIAGYIQRAGNNDKALLNVILETDFAKFPEARIGLYVTELIQKGAEVMATDEEGNTPLHLAARRGLPDVAKELLRWGADPHTENNDEKVPLEIAILQALEIQSAMQNSIDSVDDYNAFAVLMCREMKPAKVRTLFLSRVDNEPQLSFHDLLDSEHLHDTVSAVMDTLIERIPGRKRTYTAYYDLLECNKEGRIARNSTSSLRRKLGKSAFEKIAWTGNKEAVTHMVVRLMMHSKWRRFARNFLIIHFFYWAITMVAISTALTIAAEQPNPHLYDQPVDIFRGICEGLAILLVTATSLTEIYNIYLWRLTYFTDYSFFLYNYLNLLTMIFIIVLIPLRAFALNQQWILACLIYVTYSSRVLRYITAIKILGKYVQILYLIIQRDLVPFICTLIIILYIFTGGFYFALRQEVVTPTLITPVCNFTVIEAALNTFNLTAAQIQDAVNTSTIPFQTSLDIHPDETRTYPQVFLTGIRIAVEGQNFLTYFGPGGFGWLGVVTYLIFLFTLEVVMLNLLIAQMSDTFSNVQGDAQRSLAINKARTIISIEKTGLTVLKCLTDFYESEEKWTNPLKHIEKLENTSITNIHRITLKTRKIVNQHSSVLDDLRGAFSEQSLTTNEKLDMILRNQLECKSK, from the exons GCAGATGACCCGTATAAATTTCTCTCTGAAGACATTTGGTCGAGAAGGAAAAGTCTGAAAGAGATCAAAATTAAGCTGACCAACACAAAGGAGATAGCTGGGTACATACAACGTGCTGGGAATAATGACAAGGCTCTGCTCAATGTGATATTGGAGACAGATTTTGCAAAATTTCCTGAGGCTAGA atTGGCCTATATGTGACTGAGCTGATTCAGAAAGGTGCGGAGGTTATGGCCACTGATGAGGAAGGAAACACACCCCTCCATCTAGCAGCTAGACGAGGTTTACCTGACGTGGCCAAAGAGCTCCTTCGTTGGGGGGCCGACCCTCACACAGAAAATAATGACGAGAAAGTACCGCTGGAGATAGCCATTCTTCAAGCTCTTGAAATACAAAGTGCAATGCAGAACTCGATCGATAGCGTTGATGACTACAATGCTTTTGCTGTACTCATGTGTCGAGAGATGAAGCCAGCTAA GGTGCGAACTTTGTTCTTGTCTCGAGTTGATAACGAACCTCAACTGAGTTTCCATGATCTGCTGGATAGTGAGCATTTGcat GACACAGTGAGTGCTGTAATGGACACACTGATTGAGAGAATACCTGGTCGCAAGCGAACGTATACGGCGTACTATGACCTATTGGAGTGCAACAAAGAAGGACGGATTGCCAGAAATTCCACTTCTTCTCTTCGCCGAAAATTGGGAAAGTCAGCCTTTGAGAAGATTGCGTGGACTGGCAATAAG GAAGCAGTGACTCATATGGTAGTTCGTCTAATGATGCATAGCAAGTGGAGGCGTTTTGCCAGAAATTTTCTCAT TATCCATTTCTTCTACTGGGCCATCACAATGGTGGCGATCTCGACTGCTCTGACCATTGCTGCTGAACAGCCGAATCCTCATCTTTATGACCAGCCTGTGGACATCTTCCGTGGCATTTGTGAGGGGCTGGCCATACTGCTTGTGACTGCAACCTCACTCACGGAGATCTATAACATCTACCT GTGGAGGTTGACGTACTTTACAGACTACAGTTTCTTTTTGTACAACTATCTCAATCTACTCACCATGATCTTCATCATTGTATTAATTCCACTGCGAGCATTCGCGTTAAACCAGCAATGGATATTAGCCTGCTTGATATACGTGACCTACTCCAGCAGAGTCTTGAGATACATTACAGCAATCAA GATACTTGGGAAGTATGTACAAATCCTGTACCTGATCATCCAAAGAGATCTTGTCCCCTTCATTTGTACCCTTATCATTATACTGTACATCTTCACGGGTGGCTTCTATTTTGCTTTAAGACAAGAGGTAGTTACTCCGACTCTCATTACCCCAGTCTGTAACTTCACGGTGATTGAAGCAGCTCTAAATACATTCAATCTGACAGCAGCTCAAATTCAAGATGCAGTGAACACGTCGACAATCCCATTTCAGACTAGCCTTGATATCCACCCTGATGAGACAAG AACCTACCCCCAAGTGTTTTTAACTGGAATAAGAATTGCCGTTGAGGGTCAAAACTTTCTCACCTACTTTGGACCAGGCGGCTTTGG TTGGCTGGGTGTAGTGACGTACCTGATCTTCCTGTTCACGCTGGAGGTGGTCATGCTCAACTTGCTGATTGCTCAGATGTCCGACACTTTCTCCAACGTGCAAGGAGATGCTCAGCGCTCACTGGCTATCAATAAAGCCAGGACCATAATCAGCATTGAGAAAACTGGACTCACTGTCTTG AAATGTCTAACTGATTTTTATGAGTCTGAAGAAAAGTGGACAAACCCTCTAa AGCATATTGAGAAATTGGAAAATACCTCCATTACCAACATACACAGAATCACACTCAAAACTCGGAAAATTGTCAACCAGCATAGCAGTGTTTTAGACGACTTGAG GGGCGCATTTTCAGAGCAGAGCTTGACGACCAATGAAAAGCTAGACATGATTCTAAGAAATCAGCTGGAGTGCAAGAGCAAATGA
- the LOC135347851 gene encoding uncharacterized protein LOC135347851 isoform X1, whose product MAAESIEMLVPLDSRDDNQDLPDTRLDIKETGVNQFSDAESIDYADDPYKFLSEDIWSRRKSLKEIKIKLTNTKEIAGYIQRAGNNDKALLNVILETDFAKFPEARIGLYVTELIQKGAEVMATDEEGNTPLHLAARRGLPDVAKELLRWGADPHTENNDEKVPLEIAILQALEIQSAMQNSIDSVDDYNAFAVLMCREMKPAKVRTLFLSRVDNEPQLSFHDLLDSEHLHDTVSAVMDTLIERIPGRKRTYTAYYDLLECNKEGRIARNSTSSLRRKLGKSAFEKIAWTGNKEAVTHMVVRLMMHSKWRRFARNFLIIHFFYWAITMVAISTALTIAAEQPNPHLYDQPVDIFRGICEGLAILLVTATSLTEIYNIYLWRLTYFTDYSFFLYNYLNLLTMIFIIVLIPLRAFALNQQWILACLIYVTYSSRVLRYITAIKILGKYVQILYLIIQRDLVPFICTLIIILYIFTGGFYFALRQEVVTPTLITPVCNFTVIEAALNTFNLTAAQIQDAVNTSTIPFQTSLDIHPDETRTYPQVFLTGIRIAVEGQNFLTYFGPGGFGWLGVVTYLIFLFTLEVVMLNLLIAQMSDTFSNVQGDAQRSLAINKARTIISIEKTGLTVLKCLTDFYESEEKWTNPLKHIEKLENTSITNIHRITLKTRKIVNQHSSVLDDLRGAFSEQSLTTNEKLDMILRNQLECKSK is encoded by the exons GCAGATGACCCGTATAAATTTCTCTCTGAAGACATTTGGTCGAGAAGGAAAAGTCTGAAAGAGATCAAAATTAAGCTGACCAACACAAAGGAGATAGCTGGGTACATACAACGTGCTGGGAATAATGACAAGGCTCTGCTCAATGTGATATTGGAGACAGATTTTGCAAAATTTCCTGAGGCTAGA atTGGCCTATATGTGACTGAGCTGATTCAGAAAGGTGCGGAGGTTATGGCCACTGATGAGGAAGGAAACACACCCCTCCATCTAGCAGCTAGACGAGGTTTACCTGACGTGGCCAAAGAGCTCCTTCGTTGGGGGGCCGACCCTCACACAGAAAATAATGACGAGAAAGTACCGCTGGAGATAGCCATTCTTCAAGCTCTTGAAATACAAAGTGCAATGCAGAACTCGATCGATAGCGTTGATGACTACAATGCTTTTGCTGTACTCATGTGTCGAGAGATGAAGCCAGCTAA GGTGCGAACTTTGTTCTTGTCTCGAGTTGATAACGAACCTCAACTGAGTTTCCATGATCTGCTGGATAGTGAGCATTTGcat GACACAGTGAGTGCTGTAATGGACACACTGATTGAGAGAATACCTGGTCGCAAGCGAACGTATACGGCGTACTATGACCTATTGGAGTGCAACAAAGAAGGACGGATTGCCAGAAATTCCACTTCTTCTCTTCGCCGAAAATTGGGAAAGTCAGCCTTTGAGAAGATTGCGTGGACTGGCAATAAG GAAGCAGTGACTCATATGGTAGTTCGTCTAATGATGCATAGCAAGTGGAGGCGTTTTGCCAGAAATTTTCTCAT TATCCATTTCTTCTACTGGGCCATCACAATGGTGGCGATCTCGACTGCTCTGACCATTGCTGCTGAACAGCCGAATCCTCATCTTTATGACCAGCCTGTGGACATCTTCCGTGGCATTTGTGAGGGGCTGGCCATACTGCTTGTGACTGCAACCTCACTCACGGAGATCTATAACATCTACCT GTGGAGGTTGACGTACTTTACAGACTACAGTTTCTTTTTGTACAACTATCTCAATCTACTCACCATGATCTTCATCATTGTATTAATTCCACTGCGAGCATTCGCGTTAAACCAGCAATGGATATTAGCCTGCTTGATATACGTGACCTACTCCAGCAGAGTCTTGAGATACATTACAGCAATCAA GATACTTGGGAAGTATGTACAAATCCTGTACCTGATCATCCAAAGAGATCTTGTCCCCTTCATTTGTACCCTTATCATTATACTGTACATCTTCACGGGTGGCTTCTATTTTGCTTTAAGACAAGAGGTAGTTACTCCGACTCTCATTACCCCAGTCTGTAACTTCACGGTGATTGAAGCAGCTCTAAATACATTCAATCTGACAGCAGCTCAAATTCAAGATGCAGTGAACACGTCGACAATCCCATTTCAGACTAGCCTTGATATCCACCCTGATGAGACAAG AACCTACCCCCAAGTGTTTTTAACTGGAATAAGAATTGCCGTTGAGGGTCAAAACTTTCTCACCTACTTTGGACCAGGCGGCTTTGG TTGGCTGGGTGTAGTGACGTACCTGATCTTCCTGTTCACGCTGGAGGTGGTCATGCTCAACTTGCTGATTGCTCAGATGTCCGACACTTTCTCCAACGTGCAAGGAGATGCTCAGCGCTCACTGGCTATCAATAAAGCCAGGACCATAATCAGCATTGAGAAAACTGGACTCACTGTCTTG AAATGTCTAACTGATTTTTATGAGTCTGAAGAAAAGTGGACAAACCCTCTAa AGCATATTGAGAAATTGGAAAATACCTCCATTACCAACATACACAGAATCACACTCAAAACTCGGAAAATTGTCAACCAGCATAGCAGTGTTTTAGACGACTTGAG GGGCGCATTTTCAGAGCAGAGCTTGACGACCAATGAAAAGCTAGACATGATTCTAAGAAATCAGCTGGAGTGCAAGAGCAAATGA